A window of the Sabethes cyaneus chromosome 1, idSabCyanKW18_F2, whole genome shotgun sequence genome harbors these coding sequences:
- the LOC128745576 gene encoding lipase 1-like — MAPAARSPELLERVIEGFFPRHEPRPWPQTAESSHERRSSISDYSVRWSDSLPNIQRGIELDRVRGGNSVIVDEDEFEVVDNYLGSLMTSDNNSSRGIRSRILSWNLLKTGKLAGIMVTIGSASAGLCRLALVLTCLAAVVELDGHRNSSAPFLMDEEDALLTVPQLIRKYGYLAEEHQVRTEDGYLLMMYRIPARKGSHKRPVFMWHSLFSSCSDWILIGRKHGLGYLLANRNYDVWMGNARGNRYSKNHERFSVKSAKFWDFSFHEIGYYDIPALVDYILEQTKAKKVHFVGFSQGAVTSFIAMSERPGFTEKVIEFQLLSPAVYLYRSPSILIKISSGVADQIGYALVAAQQNGFIPHFENQYFFFRRLCPTPEQTICRAVVGDVAGSNPSQLDKKALRIFLGHFPAGSSVKQAQHYAQIYRNGIFRQYDYGDPEENFRHYGSHSVPRYNLSRAIAQIRTYYSYNDNVLNYLNYLQLEQEIPHLVSSYPVPDKQFGHIDFILANNVKELLYDEVVRNIEKAERSTV, encoded by the exons atggcgcccgcagcgCGATCGCCAGAGTTGCTGGAGCGGGTCATCGAGGGCTTCTTTCCGCGCCatgagccaaggccctggcctcagaccgctgagtcgtcccacgagCGACGTTCCAGTATATCAGACtatagcgtaagatggtcggactccctgccgaacatccaaa GAGGAATCGAGCTCGATCGAGTTCGCGGAGGCAACAGTGTGATAGTCGACgaggacgagttcgaggtggtggacaATTACCTCGGGTCGTTAATGACATCGGATAACAACAGCAGTAGAGGAATACGCAGTCGTATTCTAAG TTGGAATCTTCTGAAAACTGGGAAGTTAGCAGGGATCATGGTAACGATCGGTTCTGCAAGCGCTGGGTTGTGCCGGCTGGCACTTGTCCTGACGTGCCTAGCTGCTGTGGTGGAACTCGATGGGCACAGGAACTCATCGGCCCCATTTTTGATGGACGAAGAAGATGCCCTGCTGACGGTG CCCCAATTGATTCGAAAGTATGGCTACTTAGCAGAGGAACATCAAGTTCGAACTGAAGACGGTTATTTACTGATGATGTACAGAATTCCGGCCCGGAAAGGCTCTCACAAGCGTCCAGTTTTCATGTGGCACTCACTTTTTAGTTCCTGTAGCGACTGGATACTGATCGGAAGGAAACATGGTTTGGGCTATTTGTTAGCGAATCGTAATTACGATGTTTGGATGGGAAATGCTCGCGGTAATCGTTATTCAAAAAATCACGAACGATTTAGTGTGAAATCGGCCAAGTTTTGGGATTTTTCATTCCATGAAATCGGCTACTACGACATTCCAGCATTAGTTGATTACATCCTCGAGCAAACGAAAGCGAAAAAAGTGCATTTCGTCGGGTTTTCGCAGGGTGCAGTGACAAGTTTCATAGCGATGAGCGAGCGTCCTGGTTTTACGGAAAAAGTGATCGAGTTTCAGTTGCTTTCACCAGCCGTGTATTTGTATCGGTCGCCAAGTATTCTCATTAAAATATCATCTGGAGTGGCTGATCAAATCGGATACGCTTTAGTTGCTGCACAGCAAAACGGATTTATCCCGCATTTTGAGAATCAATATTTCTTCTTCCGACGGTTATGTCCAACACCGGAGCAAACGATCTGTCGTGCTGTGGTTGGCGATGTTGCCGGTTCCAACCCTAGCCAGCTGGATAAA AAAGCACTACGAATATTTCTGGGACACTTCCCGGCGGGGTCCTCCGTGAAACAGGCGCAACATTATGCGCAGATATATCGAAATGGAATTTTCCGACAGTACGATTACGGTGACCCAGAGGAAAACTTTAGGCACTATGGTAGCCACTCAGTTCCCCGGTACAATTTGTCACGAGCGATAGCACAAATCAGAACTTACTACAGCTACAATGATAACGTGCTAAACTATCTAAATTATCTACAGCTGGAGCAGGAAATTCCACACCTTGTAAGCAGTTACCCGGTGCCGGATAAACAGTTCGGCCATATCGACTTCATTCTGGCCAATAATGTCAAGGAACTGCTTTACGATGAAGTGGTGCGCAATATAGAGAAAGCTGAACGGAGTACCGTTTGA